In a single window of the Elaeis guineensis isolate ETL-2024a chromosome 6, EG11, whole genome shotgun sequence genome:
- the LOC105047696 gene encoding LOW QUALITY PROTEIN: uncharacterized protein (The sequence of the model RefSeq protein was modified relative to this genomic sequence to represent the inferred CDS: inserted 2 bases in 2 codons; deleted 4 bases in 2 codons): MEGEREYSPPFWPQPQRRPSPSPSSALRPWVLVLLSSIFIILFLPSFLSXSFRGLRPGNLIKNGWDTLNLCLVLFAILCGLLARNNGDEAEKSPRSSEWPAVGYSAPPPVQNSFGDPAVNPTAGIRRMRSSSSYPDLRQEAVAAEGWRFSDDIQLYHRGRRLEVETKTIPLGSGEGWRFFDDVQMYHRDRRSEDNHRAWPSTPEAESKTIPVDTFVLRKSPPRSRSPPPTPPAPAPAPPPPPPPPHRHSRKRSVHKMLPEKELEQETKMEEEKPQPPSPAPPPPPPPPPPPATGAEKRSPKKKSGGGAKDIATAIALFYHKKRKKGNKTNKFHDDTSPLANAPASPQAARPPPPPPPPPPSSLFYQLFSHKKGGSKSRRIHSTPAPPPPPPPPAPLKRRSKKNDSSPPPPPPPPWTQKSRNQVARSPPAAPPPPPAPPQLNIYRKRERTNLSRFSHPPSSFLPPPPPPPPSPPPTDLQLLFSEEEIVVDGILGGGGGGGMEGEQREGKEGVAVFCPSPDVNNKADLFIARFRAGLKLEKLNSLREKQRXQQEELQQEEEFMMVGGILDDDIIPS, encoded by the exons ATGGAAGGGGAAAGGGAGTACTCCCCTCCCTTTTGGCCTCAACCCCAAAGAAGGCCCTCTCCTTCGCCCTCTTCTGCCCTCAGACCCTGGGTTCTAGTCCTCTTGTCTTCCATTTTTATTATTCTCTTCCTCCCATCTTTCCTCT CCTCCTTCCGTGGCCTCCGCCCTGGGAACCTCATAAAGAACGGATGGGACACCCTAAATCTCTGCCTCGTCCTCTTCGCCATTCTATGCGGACTTCTCGCACGCAACAACGGCGACGAGGCCGAGAAATCGCCGCGCTCCAGCGAGTGGCCCGCGGTCGGCTACTCCGCTCCTCCGCCGGTGCAGAATAGCTTCGGTGACCCCGCGGTGAACCCGACGGCGGGGATTCGGCGGATGAGGAGCAGTAGCTCGTACCCGGATCTCAGGCAGGAGGCGGTGGCCGCCGAGGGTTGGCGGTTCTCCGACGACATCCAGCTCTATCATCGCGGCCGGAGATTGGAGGTGGAGACCAAGACGATCCCGCTGGGCTCCGGCGAGGGATGGAGGTTCTTTGACGACGTCCAGATGTACCATCGCGACCGGAGATCCGAGGACAATCACCGGGCATGGCCGAGCACGCCGGAGGCGGAGTCGAAGACGATCCCGGTGGATACGTTTGTTCTTCGGAAAAGCCCGCCGAGATCCCGATCTCCACCGCCTACTCCTCCGGCACCGGCACCGGCGCCGCCGCCG CCGCCGCCCCCGCCACATAGGCATTCGAGGAAGAGGAGCGTCCACAAAATGCTTCCGGAGAAGGAATTGGAGCAAGAAACGAAAATGGAAGAAGAGAAGCCCCAGCCACCCTCGCCGGCGCCTCCCCcaccgccaccgccgccgccTCCACCGGCGACGGGGGCGGAGAAGAGGAGTCCCAAGAAAAAGAGTGGTGGAGGAGCGAAGGATATCGCCACTGCTATCGCCTTGTTCTAccacaagaagaggaagaaagggaaCAAGACGAACAAATTCCACGACGATACCTCGCCTCTtgccaatgcccctgcttctccTCAAGCTGCGcgtccgccgccgccgccgccacctcCTCCGCCTTCGTCTCTGTTCTACCAGTTATTCTCTCACAAGAAAGGGGGGAGCAAGAGCCGAAGGATCCATTCGACGCCAgctcctccgccgccgccgccaccacCTGCGCCTCTGAAACGACGATCCAAGAAGAATGATTCCTCCCCTCCTCCGCCTCCACCTCCGCCGTGGACCCAGAAATCTAGGAACCAGGTCGCTCGCTCTCCACCGGCCGCC CCACCACCGCCGCCTGCCCCACCACAGTTAAACATCTACAGGAAGAGAGAAAGAACCAACCTTTCTAGGTTTTCCCACCCGCCTTCATCTTTCCTACCACCACCACCTCCACCGCCGCCTTCGCCACCGCCGACAGATCTACAGCTGCTGTTCTCCGAGGAAGAGATCGTGGTGGATGGAAtccttggaggaggaggaggaggaggaatggAGGGCGAGCAGAGAGAAGGAAAGGAGGGGGTGGCGGTGTTCTGCCCGAGCCCCGACGTGAACAATAAAGCAGATCTCTTCATCGCCCGATTCCGAGCTGGCCTCAAGCTCGAGAAGCTCAACTCCCTCCGAGAAAAACAAC AACAACAAGAAGAACTGCAGCAAGAGGAAGAATTCATGATGGTGGGAGGAATTTTGGACGATGACATCATTCCAAGTTGA
- the LOC140858642 gene encoding uncharacterized protein, with translation MASGDEGRSAGGSADFPLPEGASGLANHDLARRLCQALLLPADIEAMKNQRVSDMLSSFYPMMIRLVFNISELEAGYRKFGDMRAAWRDKVAGLEAEKAILLDQFQQSVDRENRLEGEVSRFSEEISGLKEAKASLESELKSAKDDAAKKSRTIRRLRHERDSVGKELEGEREQLRASLENLAKAEEGHAAAQADADVAKAESESAKEALGRAVEVFRDSEEYREELLESGYLSYQVGYEDAREAVRSLYPELDLSNVVLPGSEAPAAEETAGPASDGLSTRAEAEDVAEPVAEDQSAPMAEVGADLPTNSHRRPVEDVDSDD, from the exons atggcgtcgggtgacgaaggtcggtcggcgggcgggtcggccgactttccgcttcccgagggtgcgtcgggcctggccaaccacgacttggccaggagactatgccaagcactcctccttcccgccgacatcgaagcgatgaagaaccagcgtgtctccgacatgctgtcgtccttctatccgatgatgatccgg ctggtcttcaacatatccgagctggaggccggatatcggaagtttggggacatgcgcgcggcctggagagataaggtcgcgggcctcgaagccgagaaggccatccttctcgaccaatttcaacagtcggtcgaccgggagaaccgactcgagggggaggtctcccgattttcggaggagatctccggactcaaggaggccaaggcgtcgctggagtcggagctcaagtcggcgaaggatgacgcggccaagaagtcccggaccatccgtcggctccgacacgagcgagacagtgtcggcaaagagttggagggcgagcgcgagcaacttcgggcgagTCTCGAGAACCTCGCTAAGGCTGAAGAGGGCCATGCCGccgctcaggccgacgcagacgttgccaaagccgaatcagagtcggcgaaggaggctttgggtcgggcggtcgaggtcttccgggactcagaggagtaccgcgaagagctcctcgagagcggctacctctcgtaccaagtcgggtacgaggatgcccgggaagccgttcggagcttgtaccccgaacttgacctcagcaacgtggttctgccagggtcggaggccccagctgcggaggagacggccggaccagcgtcggatggtctctccaccagggcggaagccgaagacgtcGCAGAGCCGGTTGCCGAAGACCAGTCGGCTCCGATGGCTGAAGTCGGAGCAGATCTTCCGACCAACTCGCATCGTCGTCCAGTGGAGGACGTCGACTCCGATGATTAG
- the LOC140858643 gene encoding uncharacterized protein — MASGDEGRSAGGSADFPLPEGASGLANHDLARRLCQALLLPADIEAMKNQRVSDMLSSFYPMMIRLVFNISELEAGYRKFGDMRAAWRDKVAGLEAEKAILLDQFQQSVDRENRLEGEVSRFSEEISGLKEAKASLESELKSAKDDAAKKSRTIRRLRHERDSVGKELEGEREQLRASLENLAKAEEGHAAAQADADVAKAESESAKVALGRAVEVFRDSEEYREELLESGYLSYQVGYEDAREAVRSLYPELDLSNVVLPGSEAPAAEETAGPASDGLSTRAEAEDVAEPVAEDQSAPMAEVGADLPTNSHRRPVEDVDPDD; from the exons atggcgtcgggtgacgaaggtcggtcggcgggcgggtcggccgactttccgcttcccgagggtgcgtcgggcctggccaaccacgacttggccaggagactatgccaagcactcctccttcccgccgacatcgaagcgatgaagaaccagcgtgtctccgacatgctgtcgtccttctatccgatgatgatccgg ctggtcttcaacatatccgagctggaggccggatatcggaagtttggggacatgcgcgcggcctggagagataaggtcgcgggcctcgaagccgagaaggccatccttctcgaccaatttcaacagtcggtcgaccgggagaaccgactcgagggggaggtctcccgattttcggaggagatctccggactcaaggaggccaaggcgtcgctggagtcggagctcaagtcggcgaaggatgacgcggccaagaagtcccggaccatccgtcggctccgacacgagcgagacagcgtcggcaaagagttggagggcgagcgcgagcaacttcgggcgagTCTCGAGAACCTCGCTAAGGCTGAAGAGGGCCATGCCGccgctcaggccgacgcagacgttgccaaagccgaatcagagtcggcgaaggtggctttgggtcgggcggtcgaggtcttccgggactcagaggagtaccgcgaagagctcctcgagagcggctacctctcgtaccaagtcgggtacgaggatgcccgggaagccgttcggagcttgtaccccgaacttgacctcagcaacgtggttctgccagggtcggaggccccagctgcggaggagacggccggaccagcgtcggatggtctctccaccagggcggaagccgaagacgtcGCAGAGCCGGTTGCCGAAGACCAGTCGGCTCCGATGGCTGAAGTCGGAGCAGATCTTCCGACCAACTCGCATCGTCGTCCAGTGGAGGACGTCGACCCCGATGATTAG